The following are encoded together in the Acetobacter vaccinii genome:
- the ruvB gene encoding Holliday junction branch migration DNA helicase RuvB gives MSRAPERELDPTRQGDDTPDAALRPQTLADFTGQQASRENLSIFVAAARQRGEALDHVLLHGPPGLGKTTLAQIVSRELGVGFRATSGPVIQRAGDLAAILTNLQPRDVLFIDEIHRLQPAIEEILYPAMEDFQLDLIIGEGPAARSVRIDLPPFTLVAATTRAGLLATPLRDRFGIPLRLVFYTPEELCRIVARGADKLGFALSAEGAMEIARRSRGTPRIAGRLLRRVRDFASLSIPADQPVDATLADAALQRLEVDALGLDGMDRRYLRRIAEYHHGGPVGVETLAAALAESRDTLEDVIEPYLIQEGLVLRTSRGRVLGERGWRHLGLPPPPRPDGADNPQFDLLTDAEGDP, from the coding sequence ATGAGCCGCGCCCCAGAGCGGGAACTCGACCCCACCCGCCAGGGGGACGACACGCCCGACGCCGCCCTGCGCCCGCAAACCCTGGCCGACTTTACCGGCCAGCAGGCCAGCCGGGAAAACCTGTCCATTTTTGTCGCGGCCGCCCGCCAGCGCGGCGAGGCACTGGACCATGTGCTGCTGCATGGCCCACCGGGGCTGGGCAAAACCACTCTGGCGCAAATTGTCTCGCGCGAGTTGGGGGTGGGTTTTCGCGCCACCTCCGGCCCGGTTATCCAGCGTGCGGGTGATCTGGCGGCGATCCTGACCAACCTGCAACCACGCGACGTCCTGTTCATTGACGAAATCCACCGCCTGCAACCCGCGATTGAGGAAATTCTCTATCCGGCCATGGAGGATTTCCAGCTCGACCTGATCATCGGAGAAGGCCCGGCTGCGCGCTCGGTACGGATCGACCTGCCCCCCTTTACACTGGTCGCCGCCACCACGCGCGCAGGCCTGTTGGCCACCCCCCTGCGCGACCGCTTTGGCATTCCGCTACGGCTTGTCTTTTACACACCCGAGGAACTGTGCCGCATTGTCGCCCGTGGGGCCGACAAGCTGGGCTTTGCCCTGTCGGCAGAAGGGGCCATGGAAATTGCCCGCCGGTCACGCGGGACCCCGCGTATTGCCGGGCGGCTTTTGCGCCGGGTGCGCGACTTTGCCTCCCTGTCCATTCCGGCCGACCAGCCGGTGGATGCCACCCTGGCCGACGCCGCGCTGCAACGGCTGGAGGTTGACGCCCTGGGGCTGGACGGCATGGACCGCCGCTACCTGCGCCGCATTGCGGAATATCACCACGGTGGCCCCGTCGGTGTGGAAACTCTGGCCGCAGCACTGGCCGAATCACGCGATACGTTGGAAGATGTGATCGAGCCATATCTCATCCAGGAAGGACTGGTGCTGCGTACAAGCCGCGGGCGTGTGCTAGGGGAAAGGGGATGGCGCCATCTGGGCCTGCCCCCACCCCCACGGCCTGACGGTGCGGACAATCCCCAGTTCGACCTTCTGACTGATGCCGAAGGGGACCCATGA
- the ybgC gene encoding tol-pal system-associated acyl-CoA thioesterase has protein sequence MSTHSIDFRVYYEDTDAGGIVYHARYLAFAERARTEAIRSLGHPVSELERDHGLVFVVRDVHLSYKAPLRLDDVLSIHTRLTELGAASCRLEQIVTKGDQHCALVDVKLACIRTDNGRPARFPPSWHALLRQLTARD, from the coding sequence ATGAGCACCCATTCCATCGATTTCAGAGTGTATTACGAAGATACGGACGCCGGTGGCATTGTCTATCACGCCCGTTATCTGGCCTTTGCCGAGCGCGCCCGCACCGAGGCTATTCGCAGTCTGGGCCACCCGGTTTCTGAACTGGAGAGAGACCACGGGCTGGTCTTTGTGGTGCGCGATGTCCACCTGTCCTACAAAGCCCCCCTGCGGCTGGATGATGTGCTGAGCATCCACACCCGGCTGACAGAACTTGGCGCGGCAAGCTGCAGGCTTGAACAGATTGTGACCAAAGGCGACCAGCACTGCGCGCTGGTTGATGTCAAATTAGCCTGTATTCGCACAGACAATGGGCGGCCTGCCCGATTTCCGCCGTCATGGCATGCTCTGCTGCGCCAGCTCACAGCCCGGGACTGA
- the tolQ gene encoding protein TolQ has protein sequence MVGLLLCSVVVWAIIFDKIVTLRRINRAAAGFEDRFWSGGSLDSLYESDGAKPTNPLAAVFGAAMGEWRRSARIPGVDLVRGGVKERVDRAIDITITREMDRLRRWVIFLATVGPVAPFVGLFGTVWGIMHSFSSIAAEHNTNLSVVAPGISEALFATAIGLLTAIPAYVAYNVISNSLDLFQDRMEGFGTEFAAILSRQSEERA, from the coding sequence ATGGTGGGGCTCCTGCTGTGCAGTGTGGTGGTCTGGGCCATCATTTTCGACAAGATCGTGACGTTGCGGCGCATCAACCGGGCCGCCGCTGGTTTTGAGGACCGCTTCTGGTCCGGCGGCAGCCTGGACAGCCTGTATGAAAGCGATGGCGCAAAGCCCACCAACCCGCTGGCCGCCGTTTTTGGTGCTGCCATGGGTGAATGGCGCCGGTCGGCCCGCATCCCCGGTGTGGACCTGGTGCGCGGTGGTGTGAAGGAGCGCGTGGACCGCGCCATCGACATTACCATCACGCGGGAAATGGACCGCCTGCGCCGGTGGGTCATCTTTCTGGCCACGGTCGGGCCTGTGGCTCCGTTTGTGGGGCTGTTTGGCACGGTGTGGGGCATCATGCATTCGTTCAGCTCCATCGCGGCCGAACACAACACCAACCTCAGCGTTGTGGCACCCGGCATTTCGGAAGCCCTGTTTGCCACCGCCATCGGCCTGCTGACCGCCATACCCGCCTATGTGGCGTATAACGTGATCAGCAACAGCCTGGACCTGTTCCAGGACCGGATGGAAGGCTTCGGGACCGAGTTTGCCGCCATCCTGTCCCGCCAGTCCGAGGAAAGGGCGTAA
- the tolR gene encoding protein TolR, translating into MGMASGGKGGRRRRPMAEINVTPMVDVMLVLLIIFMVTSPMMTSGVNVDLPKTDARPVNSDTKPITVSIKADGGLYLGDNAVTPDQLVAELKAASNNDPSHRIFVRGDAHIDYGRVMQIMGQITEGGFTHVALLAQQPASTGH; encoded by the coding sequence ATGGGCATGGCGTCCGGGGGAAAGGGGGGCCGCCGCAGGCGCCCCATGGCCGAAATCAATGTGACACCGATGGTCGATGTCATGCTGGTGCTGCTGATCATCTTCATGGTCACGTCCCCCATGATGACCAGCGGCGTCAATGTTGACCTGCCCAAGACCGATGCGCGGCCTGTCAATTCCGATACCAAGCCCATTACCGTGTCGATCAAGGCGGATGGCGGGCTGTATCTGGGCGACAACGCCGTAACGCCCGACCAGCTTGTGGCCGAACTCAAGGCTGCTTCCAACAATGACCCCTCGCACCGTATTTTTGTGCGTGGTGACGCCCATATCGACTATGGCCGCGTCATGCAGATCATGGGGCAGATCACGGAAGGTGGCTTCACGCACGTGGCCCTGCTGGCGCAGCAGCCTGCCAGCACCGGGCATTAA
- a CDS encoding energy transducer TonB has product MPMARPRRSDRILLRRSLYLSGGAHVALLLAILVTLPPPKPPEEPPPPTVEMAFEPSTTDNGGPSAKADAPAENPKPPAPAEQEAPPTPEPPKAVPNEEAPPPPPPPQPVPPPPPQETQDLPDVPVPPKADEPSPVPVKTPPAPPAPVSPTHAVSTPSPLTQPTDTLPDTVVPSHITQPNKAKKPQPETHSLLETLDTFRSDQKQTHAPKARANPLAGGSPKGGGSPVGNIVGSLSVGQQKAIGAQVRRCYTEDTAAKDYATFVAHLIVTVDDTGEARIVQFAPETQARMNADSSYRALAERARAAVLSPTCAKLPIPKELLGQPRQLKFVFRP; this is encoded by the coding sequence ATGCCCATGGCACGGCCACGCCGTTCCGACCGGATTTTGCTCCGGCGGTCGCTTTACCTGTCGGGGGGGGCGCATGTTGCGCTCCTTCTGGCTATTCTGGTCACGCTTCCGCCGCCTAAACCGCCGGAAGAGCCCCCACCCCCCACGGTTGAAATGGCGTTTGAGCCATCCACCACCGACAATGGCGGCCCCTCGGCCAAGGCCGACGCCCCCGCCGAAAACCCCAAGCCGCCCGCCCCGGCCGAGCAGGAAGCCCCGCCCACGCCCGAGCCCCCCAAGGCCGTGCCGAACGAGGAAGCTCCGCCGCCACCACCGCCACCGCAGCCCGTGCCGCCTCCGCCACCGCAGGAGACGCAGGACCTGCCTGACGTGCCGGTGCCGCCCAAGGCGGACGAGCCCTCGCCCGTGCCTGTCAAAACACCGCCAGCCCCCCCGGCACCGGTGTCGCCCACGCATGCGGTCAGCACGCCATCACCCCTGACACAGCCCACCGACACCCTGCCCGATACGGTTGTGCCCTCGCACATCACCCAGCCCAACAAGGCCAAGAAACCCCAGCCGGAAACCCATTCCCTGCTGGAAACGCTTGATACCTTCCGGTCGGACCAGAAGCAGACACACGCCCCCAAGGCACGCGCCAACCCCCTGGCTGGCGGGTCGCCCAAGGGGGGTGGCAGCCCGGTGGGCAATATCGTGGGCAGCCTGAGTGTCGGCCAGCAGAAGGCCATCGGCGCGCAGGTACGCCGCTGCTACACCGAGGACACGGCCGCCAAGGACTACGCCACCTTTGTGGCGCACCTGATCGTGACCGTGGATGACACCGGGGAGGCGCGTATTGTGCAGTTCGCGCCCGAAACGCAGGCCCGCATGAATGCGGATTCATCCTACCGTGCGCTGGCCGAACGCGCCCGCGCGGCTGTGCTGAGCCCGACCTGCGCCAAACTGCCCATTCCCAAGGAGCTGCTTGGACAACCCCGGCAACTCAAATTCGTATTCCGGCCCTGA
- the tolB gene encoding Tol-Pal system beta propeller repeat protein TolB, whose translation MLLNTRPLISDHDADILASAFRRRTLLGAGAAAAGILATPLSGFAQSAAGQEAEITVDQARTAPIPIIIPDFGGDMGQKISEVLANDLNNTGLFKVIRGSNPSGQPDFAAAKGMGAHAQVTGSVSGGGSSLRVEMRLWDVLAHQQIQGTAYTTSAANWRRIAHIVGDVIYQRMLGEKGYFDTRIAFISRSGPRGHQRTRLAIMDQDGANARMLTAGNWLTITPRFSPVKDQLAFMSYANNRPRVYLFDLNSGRQQLLGDFQGISFAPHFSPDGHSVVLSVTRGGGSDLFVVDLASGARRQITASGAIDTSPCYNPDGSQIVFNSDRGGSPQLYIMPASGGNAQRISYGQGNYGSPVWSPRGDLIAFTRIANGMFSLGVMAPDGSGERIMTQGFTVESPSFCPNGRVLAYCNQTRAGAGGAGFSSTLKMVDITGFNDRHVPTPEEASDPTWSPLNG comes from the coding sequence ATGTTGCTGAACACCCGCCCGCTTATTTCCGACCATGACGCGGATATCCTTGCCTCTGCCTTTCGCCGCCGCACGCTGCTGGGGGCCGGTGCCGCTGCTGCCGGTATCCTGGCCACACCGCTGAGCGGGTTTGCGCAGTCGGCCGCAGGGCAGGAAGCCGAAATTACGGTTGACCAGGCCCGCACCGCGCCCATTCCCATCATCATCCCCGACTTTGGTGGGGACATGGGCCAGAAGATTTCCGAGGTACTGGCAAACGACCTGAACAACACAGGTCTGTTCAAGGTTATCCGCGGCAGCAATCCCTCTGGTCAGCCGGACTTTGCCGCTGCCAAAGGCATGGGTGCCCATGCCCAGGTGACAGGCAGCGTGTCGGGTGGCGGGTCCTCCCTGCGGGTGGAAATGCGCCTGTGGGACGTGCTGGCCCACCAGCAGATCCAGGGCACGGCCTACACCACATCGGCCGCCAACTGGCGACGGATTGCCCATATTGTGGGCGATGTCATCTATCAGCGCATGCTGGGTGAAAAAGGCTATTTTGACACCCGGATCGCCTTTATCTCCCGCTCTGGCCCGCGTGGGCACCAGCGCACACGTCTGGCCATCATGGACCAGGACGGTGCCAACGCCCGCATGCTGACCGCAGGCAACTGGCTGACCATTACGCCGCGCTTCAGCCCCGTGAAGGACCAGCTTGCCTTCATGTCCTATGCCAACAACCGCCCGCGCGTGTATCTGTTCGACCTCAACAGCGGCCGCCAGCAGCTGCTGGGTGACTTCCAGGGCATTTCCTTTGCGCCGCACTTCTCGCCCGACGGGCATTCGGTTGTGCTGTCGGTCACGCGTGGGGGTGGGTCCGACCTGTTTGTCGTCGATCTGGCATCGGGCGCACGGCGGCAGATTACTGCCTCGGGCGCGATTGATACCAGCCCCTGCTACAACCCCGACGGGTCGCAGATTGTCTTCAACTCCGATCGTGGCGGGTCGCCGCAGCTTTACATCATGCCCGCATCGGGCGGTAACGCGCAGCGCATTTCCTACGGGCAGGGCAACTACGGCTCACCCGTATGGTCCCCCAGGGGCGACCTGATCGCCTTTACCCGGATTGCCAACGGCATGTTCTCGCTGGGGGTCATGGCCCCCGATGGTTCGGGCGAGCGGATCATGACGCAGGGCTTTACGGTGGAAAGCCCCAGCTTCTGCCCCAATGGCCGTGTGCTGGCCTACTGCAACCAGACGCGCGCCGGGGCCGGTGGGGCAGGCTTTAGCTCCACCCTGAAGATGGTGGACATTACCGGCTTTAACGACCGCCACGTGCCGACGCCTGAAGAGGCCTCCGACCCGACGTGGTCCCCCCTGAACGGCTAA